Below is a genomic region from Helicobacter sp. MIT 21-1697.
TATATAATAGACGAAATAATTTTTTTCACACCCTCATTATCCTCTCTGCCAAAGAACTTTCTCTATGGCAGAGCTATCGCAATAATGTCAAAGTCATTCCTAATTTTTTACCTGCTCTCCCTACCAAAAGCACAGATACTACACAAAAGAGAATCTTATCAGTTGGGCGAATGGATAGGGGCGACCAAAAGGGCTTCTTGCGCCTCATTGATATTTGGGCTTTAGCGCAAAAGAGACTGCAATCATCTATGCCCCCCCCCCCATTACATTCTTGGCAGCTTATCATTGTGGGTGAAGGCGAGATGAAAACACAAATAGAATCTAAAATTAAAGAAAAGAATCTACAAGATTCTATACTTTTAAAACCCTTCACTCAAAATATAGAATCTGAATACCTCAATGCAAGTATTTATGCAATGAGCAGTCATTATGAGGGATTTCCTATGGTGCTTTTGGAATCTTGTTCCTTTGGATTATGCCCTATTGCCTTTGATATTAAAACAGGTCCAAGTGAGATTATAGAAGATTCTAAAACCGGCTTTCTTGTGCAAGATAATGATTTACAAGGTTTTGCAGATAAACTCATAGAATTAATGAGTGATGAATCTAAGCGCAAAACTCTAGGTGAGGCAGCAAAGATAAGAGTAACACAAAGATTGAGTAAGCAAGCCATTATGCCCTTGTGGGAGGAGGTATTAGGTGGGAAGTGAAATAATGTTTTATATCATCGTGCCTATTTTTAATGTAGAGCATTACTTAAGAAAATGCCTAGATTCACTCCTTGCGCAGAGCTATACGCAATGGAGAGCAATTTTAATCAATGATGGTAGCACGGATTCAAGCAATGCTATCATTAATGAATATGCAAAAAGTGATAATCGCTTTACTCTTTTATCTCAAGACAATCAAGGGCAAGCAGTAGCGCGCAATAGGGGATTAGAATGTGTAAGAGAACTTATCTCTACTCTACCCCCCCCCCACTTGGCTTAAAAGATTCTCATCTAGCGCATTATATTGTCTTTTTAGATTCTGATGATTATTTAGAATCTGATGCTTTGGCGCATAGTTATGATATATTGAGGCAAGAGAGCGTTGATGTGCTAGTGTATAGTGTTATTGCCGCTAGAAAGTCTGATACTTATGCGCGTGTAAAATTTGATTACACAATATTTCCCCTCAATCTTGCAGGTTTATATACTCCAAAAGATTTGATTGTAGCACTTGGAGGGTATCGTATTATAACGACAATAGGAGGGTTTGTCTGCAAAGCCTCTGTGGCATTTGAAAACAATCTTTCTTTTATCCCGCACATTATCTATGAGGACATCGCTTTTTGCACGCAAGCAGTATTACGATGTAAAACTCTGTATATAAGCCACAAGCAGATATATAATTATGTATTTTCTCCCAATTCCACTATGCGTGGGCAATTACAAAGAGATAAATGGATAAAAATTACATATAGCTACTTTATTACTTTGGACTTTTTTAAGCAAGCTTTGTTGGAGAGTAGTGATGATGTATTGAGGGAGTATTATCATCGTACTTGCCTAGATATAGCTAAAAGGTTAATGCGATCTTTGCAATTTGTAGGCTACACGCAAGAGCTAGGCTTTAATAAGCAAGATTTAGCACCATTTTTGCCCTACATAAAAGGAAAATATCGTATTTGTTATCATTTTCCTAGAATTTATGGATTTCCCAAAAGATGTCGCCTTGCATTCAAACAATGGTTAGAATCTTTGAGCTCAAATCACATATAAATAATAATGGAACACTACTTGCTTCTAGTCTGTAAAATTTAATTCAAAGGACTGAATATGAAAAGTAATTTGCTTAAAGGTTCAATCATTGCAAGTTTTGCTGTGTTTGCATTGAGTGGATGCGGAGATTTGTTTAATGTTGGCGATGGATCAGGTGGAGCGAATAATGGATTAATCCCGCCAAGTGCAAGCAATCAGCCTGCATATTCGCCTATCCAAGCACCTACTTATCCACCAATGCCCGGATATAATACTAATCCTAACCTACTTTCTAAAAATCCTAAAATCAACACTCTTGTAGTAGAAAAGGTTGAAGTGCCCGGTCTCAACAAAGGTAATCTTGAGCCAAAATTTGATAGAGATGACGAATACATCGGAAGAGGAGGGAGCAATAATATTCCCAACTCTCCAATGCTTACACCAGAGAATGAAATTACTTTGAGTGCGGTTGGGATAGGCGTCTC
It encodes:
- a CDS encoding LPP20 family lipoprotein, encoding MKSNLLKGSIIASFAVFALSGCGDLFNVGDGSGGANNGLIPPSASNQPAYSPIQAPTYPPMPGYNTNPNLLSKNPKINTLVVEKVEVPGLNKGNLEPKFDRDDEYIGRGGSNNIPNSPMLTPENEITLSAVGIGVSPENSLSPSQAFAMAKRAAIVDAYRQIGEKMYGIRVNAQDTVRDMMLQSSTIKTKVQALIRNAEVLETVYKDGLCQVNMELKLDGRIWHRILSNARA
- a CDS encoding glycosyltransferase family 4 protein; translated protein: MKKILLTIGDISITGGAERVVVNLANALSEKGHNVEILSFYQTNETLPYHIDENIKLHFWHNISESTLREQMCRNKLSKIYYKNAYKFMLSLRVYRTYAHFDSIIANDSTYIPFIKHKWARYIRLIHLNFGVYNRRNNFFHTLIILSAKELSLWQSYRNNVKVIPNFLPALPTKSTDTTQKRILSVGRMDRGDQKGFLRLIDIWALAQKRLQSSMPPPPLHSWQLIIVGEGEMKTQIESKIKEKNLQDSILLKPFTQNIESEYLNASIYAMSSHYEGFPMVLLESCSFGLCPIAFDIKTGPSEIIEDSKTGFLVQDNDLQGFADKLIELMSDESKRKTLGEAAKIRVTQRLSKQAIMPLWEEVLGGK
- a CDS encoding glycosyltransferase, translating into MGSEIMFYIIVPIFNVEHYLRKCLDSLLAQSYTQWRAILINDGSTDSSNAIINEYAKSDNRFTLLSQDNQGQAVARNRGLECVRELISTLPPPHLA